Genomic DNA from Candidatus Nitronereus thalassa:
CGCATGGCAGGCTCCGGCATTGTTGGCGCATGGATGATCCCGCGAAACTTCGTACGCCCACCAGAGGTGAGCACGGCCATCCCCACCGGAATAGGGGCTTGTTTCCGAGCTTCTTCCTCCACTTGGAACCCGGCCTCACGACGAATGACTCCGGCCACCCCGCCGCCCATCAAGCCATGACTATTTGCCGCATTCACGATCACTTGCGTCTCAGCATCGAGAATACTCCCTTGCATGACCTTGATGTCTAACGACCGTGCAGCTTCATGAACCATGGAAACTCCGTCGCTCCTCATTTCGATTGGGCATAAAAAAAGCCCATGGTCCTCACCTTACCATGAGCCTCAAAATCTCGCTACTCTTCGCCTGCGCCCAATATACTCATTGGGCCGCACAACGAAAATTTAGTCTATTCGTAGGGCATTTACCCTGTCCACCGTTTGGCGAGAGATGACAGATTCCATGAAAAGGATCCCCCCTCCGCACCTGTACCAACCGGTTCTAACCATCGATTTTGGAAACCAGAGGTCACCTCTTCTGGAGCCACTGCCGGGCTCATGAGAAACCCCTGGATGGCATCGCACCCACGTTCGTGTAAAAAGTCCCATTGGGCCTGCGTTTCTACCCCCTCGGCCGTGACTTTCATATGTAACCCGTGTGCGAGGGCAATCATCCCGCTGGCGATAGCCGAATCGCCTTCATTGGAGGGTATATCCCCAACAAATGACCGATCAATTTTTAGGGTATCGATAGGAAAACATTTTAAGTAACTGAG
This window encodes:
- a CDS encoding macro domain-containing protein; its protein translation is MVHEAARSLDIKVMQGSILDAETQVIVNAANSHGLMGGGVAGVIRREAGFQVEEEARKQAPIPVGMAVLTSGGRTKFRGIIHAPTMPEPAMRIPPTNVGAATRAALVLADEQGFQSLALPGLGTGVGKVSPQECAREMIEEIRRFQPEFLQSVVLIDIDSVMVQAWQNLL